The following DNA comes from Nicotiana sylvestris chromosome 10, ASM39365v2, whole genome shotgun sequence.
AAAGGTAAGTGAAAATTAGGGTAATGAACTGGGCTGTTACTGCAACTGAACTCGTACTCATTTTTGTTGTTGTATGGAGGAGAGAAGGCTAAATTTTTTTCGTGTGACCGGCGTTGAGCGTTGGACCATTGGTGTGTGTGATGAAACATGAGATTTTGTATAGCAGCTTTACTAGCAATTTTGCCACGCTTCATTATTAAGTTGAGATCAAGCATTAGTTTCCTCTTTGATATGCTTTTTCTCAACATGAAATATGCCACTCTTACTATGTTCCAGAATTTCTTTGCTATCACTGGCAAATTTTGTTCCATCTTTATatatctttctattttttttttggttttctgaGTCTTTTGATAAGGCTAGATTCTATGATAGATTTGAGAGAGAAATGTGTAAACCAAATTGTGGGAATGATGAATGTAAAACTAATGTGTGGTATATATAGGGGGGCTTTTGTACGTAGAGGAATTAACTTTGATGTTAAGCTAAAGTGACCAGTTGAGGGATGGTCCAtagatatttttatttaaattcaatATTTTATTGGCTCAATTATTAATGATGAAGGGTCCAATGGCGCAGCTTTAAAAGAGTACTTTATTTATTAGGTCATTGTCATTCATATTTTTGTAATTTGCCTTACCTTTGATGGGGAAATTAGTTTTTGGACCAATTCCAAGTTAAAAGATTTACCTCTCCTAATTCAAGTAAGAATTTAATTAAGTGTCCTATTCTATTTTTAAGTCATGTTGTGTCTATTAAAAGTTAGCAGTAACATAATTTCAAAATAATTGTTAGTATAAATTTGCAGTCAGATCGAATTAAACTTTTGCACTGTATAATTTCAAATTCAAGAATGTTCCATGAAATTTACACGTATAAATATGCTTTTCAAGTCTGGCTTGTAGATACGGCCCCTTAATACATTCCTATAGAGGATATTTTCCAGTTTTGATGTTATAATCCTTAAATAAATC
Coding sequences within:
- the LOC104221682 gene encoding uncharacterized protein; the encoded protein is MEQNLPVIAKKFWNIVRVAYFMLRKSISKRKLMLDLNLIMKRGKIASKAAIQNLMFHHTHQWSNAQRRSHEKNLAFSPPYNNKNEYEFSCSNSPVHYPNFHLPFNKRNKNKCSDNGNYISTEDDDVAVVNAAVMKALEMIQSETASPALPGFGRTPMVRQLRITDSPFPLRDVEENSHVDEEAEAFISKFYRNLRRQAIASPCA